Within Nocardioides rotundus, the genomic segment GCCTGCACGGCCCGCTGGTCGGCGTCGTAGCCGAAGCCGGTGAGGACGAGCGACTCCTGCAGGGGCGGTGCGGTGCGTACGGCGAGGGGCCGGCCGTCGCGGGCGGCGCCGCCGCCCAGGGAGGCGGAGTACTCCACGCCGGTCGCCACGTTGCGGACCACTCCGGCCACGACCTCGCCGTCGACCTCGGCCGCCACGGACACGGCGTACTCCGGGAGCCCGTAGAGGAAGTTCACGGTGCCGTCGATCGGGTCGACGACCCAGCGGACGCCGGTCTGCGACCCCGCGGTCTCGCCCCGCTCCTCCCCCAGGATCGCGTCACCGGGGCGCAGCTCGGCGAGCCGCTGCCTGATCAGGTCCTCGCTGGCACGGTCGGCGACCGTCACGACGTCCACGCTGCTGCTCTTGGTGTCGGCGACGTCCACCCGGCCGCGGGCGTGCTCGGCGACCAGCTCGGCCGCCTCGGCGGCGACCTCGCGGGCGACCGTGAGCAGCTCCTCCGGTGTGACGGTCATGCGCTCTGCTCCTGACCGAGAGCGGGGCGGGGCCCGCGGGGGTTGGCGCAGCACCCGGCAGGACACCGGTCCGGAAGGGCGAGGAAGCGGCCCACCGCCGGGCGCTCGGGTTCCTCCCCGCGCTCGGCGGCCGCGCGCTCGAGCAGCAGCTCGCGGACCATCGCCACGAACCGCGGGTCGATGCCGGGGGTGGCCGCGCGGACGAACGGCAGGCCGATCTCCTCCGCGGTGGCCGCGGCCTCGGTGTCGAGGTCGTAGACGACCTCCATGTGGTCGGAGACGAACCCGACGGGGATCACCACCGCCGCGGTCGCGCCCTGCTTCCGGATCGTCCGCAGGTGGTCGTTCACGTCCGGCTCGAGCCACGGCACCTGGGGAGGGCCGGAGCGGGAGCAGAAGACCAGGTCGCTCTCCATCCGCCGGGTGGTGCGCTTGCGGACGCGCTCGGTCACCGCGGCGACGGCGCTGCGGTGCTGCGCGACGTAGGCCCCGCCCACCGGCCCGCTGGCGTCGTTCATCGCCTCGGGGATGGAGTGGGTGACGAAGACGAGGTGCACGCGCTCCAGCGCGTCCGGCGGCAGCTCGGCCAGCGCGGTCAGGGTGGCGTCGACGACCGGCTCGATGAAGCCGGGATGGTTGAAGTAGAGCCGGAGCCGGTCCAGGACCGGGGCGCCCTCGACCTCCGCGACCGCGTCGGCGAGGTTCTCGCGGTACTGACGGCACGAGGAGTAGCTGGAGTAGGCCGAGGTGATGAAGCAGGCGGCCCGGCGCACCCCGTCGTCGCGCATCTGGCGCACGGTGTCGGCCAGGTAGGGGTCCCAGTTGCGGTTGCCCCAGTAGATCGGCAGGTCGAGGCCGGCCCCGGCCAGGTCCTCGCGCAGCGCGGCCAGGAAGTCGCGGTTGAGGTCGTTGATCGGGGAGCGTCCGCCGAAGCCGTAGTAGTGCTCGCCGACCTCCTCCAGCCGCTCCCGCGGGATGCCCCGGCCCCGCGTCACGTTCTCCAGGAACGGGACGACGTCCTCGGGCTTCTCCGGCCCGCCGAAGGAGACCAGGAGCAGCGCGTCGTACGGGCTCGCGTCGGGACTGCTCATGGGTCGATCCTAGGAGCGTCTCGAAGTGGCTCAGGAGCCGGTCACGGCCCTAGGCTCGCGCCGATGCTCACGACCTACCGTCGGGTGCTCGCCCACCCCGGCGCGCTCGCGTTCAGCGGCACCGGGCTGGTCGCCCGGCTCCCGCTCTCGATGATGGGCATCGGCATCGTGCTGCTGGTCTCCTCGGTGACCGGGTCCTACACCATCGCGGGCTCGGTGTCGGCGGTGTACGTCGTCGCCAACGCCGTCTTCGCGGTCGTGCAGGGGCGGCTGGTGGACTCCCTGGGCCAGCATCGGGTGCTGCCCGTCGCCGCGGTCCTCTTCGCGGTCGGCCTCGGCGGGATCATGGTGAGCGCCCAGGCGGGCTGGCCGCTGACCGCGACGTATGCCGCGGCATTCCTCAGCGGGGCGAGCCTGCCCCAGGTCGGCTCGTGCGTCCGAGCCCGGTGGGCCCATGTGCTGCACTCGCCGTCCGAGCGGCAGACCGCCTTCGCGCTGGAGGCCGTCTTCGACGAGGTGGTCTTCGTCGCCGGCCCGGTGCTCGTGGCGATGCTCGCGACCGGGGTGCACCCGCTCGCGGGTCTCGCGGTGGCCCTGGTCGTCGGTCTGTTCGGCCCCCTGGCGCTGGCCGCCCAGCGCGGGACCGAGCCGCCGGTCCACCCGGTCCACCACGAGGACGGGACGCGCCCCGGCATGGTGTGGGGCGTCGTGGCGCCGCTGACCGGCGCGATGCTCGGCATGGGCGTGCTGTTCGGAGCGACCGAGGTCGCCACCATCGCCCTCGCCGAGAGCCAGGACGCGGCCCGATGGTCGGGCGTCCTGCTGGCCGCCTTCGCCGCCGGGAGCCTCCTGGCCGGCGTCGTCACCGGGGCCGTCGCCTGGCGCCGCGGGCCCGCGGCGCGCCTCGTGCTCGGGTCGCTGGGGCTGCTCGTCGCGTTCGGCCCCACTCCCTTCCTCGATTCGCTGCCCGTGCTCGGCGGCTGGCTGCTCGTCTGCGGCCTGTCGGTCTCGCCGGTGCTGATCGCGGGGATGTCGCTCGTGGAGCAGGCCTCCCCCGCCCGCCGGCTGACCGAGGCCATGGGCATCCTGCACACCGGCCTGGCCGCGGGGGTGGCGCTCGGTGCGGCGGTGGCCGGCGCCGTG encodes:
- a CDS encoding inositol monophosphatase family protein, with translation MTVTPEELLTVAREVAAEAAELVAEHARGRVDVADTKSSSVDVVTVADRASEDLIRQRLAELRPGDAILGEERGETAGSQTGVRWVVDPIDGTVNFLYGLPEYAVSVAAEVDGEVVAGVVRNVATGVEYSASLGGGAARDGRPLAVRTAPPLQESLVLTGFGYDADQRAVQATALARLLPKVRDLRRMGACALDLCHVAEGSADAYAEEGVNPWDYAAGALVAREAGARTAMLPGAYGKELLACAPAESFERFVELLAESGLTLSRDQT
- a CDS encoding ferrochelatase, with amino-acid sequence MSSPDASPYDALLLVSFGGPEKPEDVVPFLENVTRGRGIPRERLEEVGEHYYGFGGRSPINDLNRDFLAALREDLAGAGLDLPIYWGNRNWDPYLADTVRQMRDDGVRRAACFITSAYSSYSSCRQYRENLADAVAEVEGAPVLDRLRLYFNHPGFIEPVVDATLTALAELPPDALERVHLVFVTHSIPEAMNDASGPVGGAYVAQHRSAVAAVTERVRKRTTRRMESDLVFCSRSGPPQVPWLEPDVNDHLRTIRKQGATAAVVIPVGFVSDHMEVVYDLDTEAAATAEEIGLPFVRAATPGIDPRFVAMVRELLLERAAAERGEEPERPAVGRFLALPDRCPAGCCANPRGPRPALGQEQSA
- a CDS encoding MFS transporter, coding for MLTTYRRVLAHPGALAFSGTGLVARLPLSMMGIGIVLLVSSVTGSYTIAGSVSAVYVVANAVFAVVQGRLVDSLGQHRVLPVAAVLFAVGLGGIMVSAQAGWPLTATYAAAFLSGASLPQVGSCVRARWAHVLHSPSERQTAFALEAVFDEVVFVAGPVLVAMLATGVHPLAGLAVALVVGLFGPLALAAQRGTEPPVHPVHHEDGTRPGMVWGVVAPLTGAMLGMGVLFGATEVATIALAESQDAARWSGVLLAAFAAGSLLAGVVTGAVAWRRGPAARLVLGSLGLLVAFGPTPFLDSLPVLGGWLLVCGLSVSPVLIAGMSLVEQASPARRLTEAMGILHTGLAAGVALGAAVAGAVVDRLGAGPAYWVSVAAAVVAVLCSLAARQRA